aataaattaaatatttatattagtagTATAAGTCAGAACagcattaaaattaaaaatacaaaaagAGTAACGTCTAAAGTTTCTAACAAGATCATTAAAAGGATCAGACTTATAAATAATTCCACTGTGTTGACTAAGCTTTTGTTAATGCAAATTATTCAAGCTTACGCTTTGATCCCAAATAGCCATTGAATGTCAAATACCCATTTTTCGAAAAAAAAAATGTCAAATGGCCATTTTAGGGATTATATAATCGAACAGGGAATACCAATAATGCCAATGTCATACTAGTTGATTTGGAAAATTTATACGAGCAAATGCAAATAATTAAGCATCTATCTATTCATTAAATAACGGTGTTGGTAagctttaatttattaatatcataataatttttaatatcataaaatctTACATTTGATTCCCAAACTAtatgaataagaaagaaattaATGCCACATTTGGAGATTGAATTGATGTAAGCAAGTGGGTACAGACTCACATCACTTACAAGAAACTTTTTTCTTCGCTAcaaacttaaaaataaatttcattgttcattaacattaatatatttaatatttttccaaAAAACAGTAAAAGAGCAACTGGTTAATTGATTATTGTTTATCATAAAGATGCAGTTTTATCCTAAAAAATATACAAAACGCAGCAAGAGaccattaattatttttgttaatgGAAAAAAATATTGGGTTACAGAATCCAATAATGCTCTTTCTTTCATTGAAAATGGTTCATGCGAAGCAGGTTCTACGCATTGCTTAGTTTCTATTATAACGAGTTAATTAATTAGGActacaataaataaaataaataaaaaaaaagaaccaCCCGaggatatatattaatataatcaaTAGCAGGCAGTATGTCTACCTCTTACTAAGCAGCAGCCTCTAGAATAAAAAAAGACGTATTACATCTTCTGATCAAACAAAACATGTAAAAGGATAATTGAAAAATTTTATCTGTTATTGtattatcataaaataattttattagtttaatttattatAGTAAATTTAAACTTTAATAGCATATCTCACGCGGGTTAAATACTTAAAacatattattaatataaattatcaataaatattCAATGATATATATAGATctcataattaataatattttttactaATTATTTAGTACTTTAACATAatgtaaaaaattatattaaatattattaatgctTAAATTTATTGTAATGATTTAAAAATGATGTGCTAAATTAAGTTTaactaagaaaattttatttgtaaaatatgatAAGTGAaagaattttattgattaattatataaataatgtgGTAGACCTTAGTAAACCTAAGAATTTCTCAAATATAAAATGGGTGTTGCCATGGGAAAGTAATAAGCCTTTCAAGGAAACCATAAGAGGAAGCTTTGTTTCTTTTCCAAAATTCAACTGCCAGTTCTTCTTCACTATCATGCAATGGATTCTATAAACTTCATTGCCCTTATTCTTTACATTCTTATATTATTCATCACTCTTGCCAGTGCTCAGCAGCTGTTTTGCTACGAAACAGGAAACTTCACAACCAACAGCACCTATGCCCAGAATCGTGGCCGCCTCCTCTCTGCTCTTGCTTCAAATATCACAGAAAATATTAGTTTCTACACTACCTCAGTTGGCCAAGGCAGCGATACTGTATACGGTCTTGTGCTTTGCAGGGTAGACTCTTCTTCAGAAGCTTGTTCCAACTGTGTCAATTATGGGATTCAAAATCTCATATCAAACTGTCCTAACCAGAAAGAAGCAATTTCATGGGGAGGGGGCACTGATGTTCCTCCCTGTATTATTCGGTATGCTAATCGCTATATTGTTGGAAGATTGGAGCTAGATCCTTCCAATTCTGGATACAACGTCGACAACCTGCCATCGAATATTGGACAGTTTGATGAAATCTGGAGCAGTTTGATGGAACGAGTTGGAACAAAAGCTTCCATGGGCTCATCAAAGATAAAGTTCGCAACTGGAGAAGCCAATTACACAACACTTCAAACCATATATGTAATGATGCAGTGTACACCTGATCTCTCCCAGAGTTATTGTAGTTATTGCCTGCAGCAAGCTGTGGGTGACTATAGAGCTTGTTGCCTTGGAAAGAGAGGAGGTTATGTTCTCAAACCAAGCTGCTGGTTCCGGTGGGATCTATACCCCTTCTACGAATCCACTGCTGCTGATGCTCCACAGGCATCTCTTCCACCTCCACCGACAACAACAGTTGCAAAAGGTAATATCTTGATGAAATTATTTCTCTTGCATTTTCGTGATATGTTCATCCTTAAAAATTAATCCATAGGTAACAGTAACTTTTGGCTTATAGCGGTACACAAGTCATCTCTACAACTATAAAATTTCGAATTTGAGTCATAGTTGgagctaaataataataataataataataataataataataataataaaagtatcATAGGTCTTTCTCCCATTTGAATGGAAGAATTGAGTACTGCACTGGATGCATTTTGTAGTAGCTATAAAATTTTGAGGAATATTTTGTGGAAACTATATATTAACTGAAGAAGCTTTTGACTTGACCAGGTAAAAGAGGTATTCAGTCTGGTACTGTCGTGATTACCGTTGTTCCTGCGGTCAGCTTTCTGTTGCTTGTTACATTCATGTACATCCTTTTCAGGAGAAGGAAACCAAGGCAGCGGAGGGAAAGTAAGTTAGCATTTATTATTTTAACCTTTGGTTGTTTTTACCAGCAGAGAGGCATTAATTTCCACATGCATTAACTTGTTCCTTTATGAAGATGTTTGTGAGGGAAATGATGAAAGTACTGCTGAATCCTTGCAATTCGACATTGAGGCTATAAGGGTAGCAACAAATAATTTCTCTGGTGATAATAAGCTTGGAGAAGGTGGATTTGGCACTGTTTATAAGGTAATTAAATATAAgtaaatccaaaaatattacCTCATTATTTCTTAAAAGTTGAACCAAAAATTTCTAATTCTTTCAATACCACTTATTATAATACAATATAATTACTTACTATTTTCTTCTTTTCAGGGTAGACTTCCTGATGGACCAGCTATCGCTGTGAAGAGGTGGTCAAGAAATTCTTCACAAGGAGAAGTTGAATTTAAAAATGAGGTCCTATTAGTGGCCATGCTTCAACACAGGAACTTGGTTAGGCTCCTAGGTTTCTGCTTGCAGGAAAGAGAAAAGCTTCTCATCTATGAGTTTGTTCCCAATTTAAGCCTTGACCATTACATATTTGGTATTAATTCCTGATATCTGCTTCAACCATACTAGTCTTATTTATTCCAATGAAAATCCAAAATGTCAGATGCACAAATATATGTACACTACACATTTTTATATTTCTATTTCTAATTAATTAGTACTCTTGGTTAATTAAACTCTAAAATTTTGTGAATCTACAGATTCAATTAGGCGATTGCTACTGGATTGGAACAAGAGATATAAAATCATAGAAGGCATAGCTCGAGGAATTCTTTACCTTCATCAAGATTCTCGAACACGGATTATTCATCGTGATCTCAAAGCTAGTAATATTCTATTAGATGAACAAATGAATCCTAAAATTTCTGATTTTGGAATAGCAAGATTGCTTCCATTGGATCAATCTCAAGATGCTACACGTAGAATTATGGGGACCTAGTAAGTATATAAGAATTAAACTAGCTGGAGCTCAAGTATTTAGCTCAAATATAATCGTAGGCATAATCATGAGCTTAATTATTGCTTATATTAACTATTGATTGTATATATTTAGTGGGTATATGCCTCCAGAGTATGCAATGCATGGGCGATTCTCTATGAAATCTGATGTATTTAGCTTTGGTGTGCTTGTTTTGGAAATAATGAGCGGTCAAAAGGTTAGCTGTTTCAGAAATGGAGAAGTGGATGAAAACCTCTTTACCTATGTGAGTAGTATTAATCTTGCAACTTTTTATAGCTATTTGTATCTTCTTATCCCATATGGTGTAGCTAGCTTACAAATTTTGAATCTAATTTTTGCAGGCGTGGAGAAGTTGGAATGAAGGAACGCCATTAAATCTGATAGATGCTATTCCATTAAGTGTTGGCTCAAGAAATGAAATGATAAGATGTATCCATGTTGGGTTACTATGTGTTCAAGAAGATGTGACAAGGAGACCTGCTATGGATTCGGTTATTCTCATGCTTAGCAGTCACTCTGTCTCCCTCCCACTACCCTCAAGACCTGCATATTTTATGCACAGTATCGTTGAGGAAGAGCCACAAGCATCACCACCTAATCCAGAAATGAATGCGGTAGATAAATCAAGAAACGAGGTTTCACTTAGCGAACAAGTTCCCCGATGATACTTGAAGATGATAAAGATCGTAACATATAATCatgttttgatttttaatttcatcaTAACACTGAATTTTTGGTGAATTTCAGCATTTTTCTGTCCTTGGCTTGAAACTGATTTATGTATATACAATCATTATaatcattaattataataatatgaaattcaccacaatcaataattaaaattaattcattatAAGTAAAACGGATTTACTtaagaatttttta
The Hevea brasiliensis isolate MT/VB/25A 57/8 chromosome 18, ASM3005281v1, whole genome shotgun sequence genome window above contains:
- the LOC110649895 gene encoding cysteine-rich receptor-like protein kinase 44, with the protein product MDSINFIALILYILILFITLASAQQLFCYETGNFTTNSTYAQNRGRLLSALASNITENISFYTTSVGQGSDTVYGLVLCRVDSSSEACSNCVNYGIQNLISNCPNQKEAISWGGGTDVPPCIIRYANRYIVGRLELDPSNSGYNVDNLPSNIGQFDEIWSSLMERVGTKASMGSSKIKFATGEANYTTLQTIYVMMQCTPDLSQSYCSYCLQQAVGDYRACCLGKRGGYVLKPSCWFRWDLYPFYESTAADAPQASLPPPPTTTVAKGKRGIQSGTVVITVVPAVSFLLLVTFMYILFRRRKPRQRRENVCEGNDESTAESLQFDIEAIRVATNNFSGDNKLGEGGFGTVYKGRLPDGPAIAVKRWSRNSSQGEVEFKNEVLLVAMLQHRNLVRLLGFCLQEREKLLIYEFVPNLSLDHYIFDSIRRLLLDWNKRYKIIEGIARGILYLHQDSRTRIIHRDLKASNILLDEQMNPKISDFGIARLLPLDQSQDATRRIMGTYGYMPPEYAMHGRFSMKSDVFSFGVLVLEIMSGQKVSCFRNGEVDENLFTYAWRSWNEGTPLNLIDAIPLSVGSRNEMIRCIHVGLLCVQEDVTRRPAMDSVILMLSSHSVSLPLPSRPAYFMHSIVEEEPQASPPNPEMNAVDKSRNEVSLSEQVPR